From the Mya arenaria isolate MELC-2E11 chromosome 17, ASM2691426v1 genome, the window CATCTCAGAGCAGGGCTTGAATAGAAAAGACAATGAGTGACATGGTAGGGCTCACCTAGTAGGAGAGTCCCATGGGAAAACATTTATTCCAGAATGGGTTTAACAGGAATATTTTTGGGCATATTcaattcaaaattgatatttaaaacatacaatttgtaaatataaatgtgtgGCCCATTCTTATAGAGCCTCTGTGAAGTTACACCTTTTATACCACCAGTCTATCCTCTATGTGGGCAGGGGGAGGGTATACTTCACAGCTGGGTGCCTAATTAATTCACCTGCATCACTTGACAATCTCACAATTATCAGTACCTGGCCTGTTGTCTTCCATTATTCCAAGGTAATGGTGATTATTGAAACCAGGGATTATGTTACAGCCACACTGAAAGCAGGAAAGAATAATACATTTCACAGTTTCATGTTCAgctaaatgatttatttgtaagCAAATCAGATAACTTTATGATCATTTTACAGCCAAGtttctaattattttattcaaagtaATAATATAGAAAATACGCATACTGTCAGGACTGAATAGCAAACGGTATAACAATGTGCGTTACATCAGCAGAATTACaattattgatttgcttgaattaaaataacttaatgcTGCTTAAAACAGGATCCACTGCATAAAATCATCACAGACATAtacacattattatatttataggttTGGTAGAATAGATTGTAGTATCATTTTTCTAATGAATCACACATTATTACTGATCATAAGGTGTATAGGCAGCTCTGTTAATGAACTAAGAAGCATCAATAAATCCCATAGGTAATCAGCTAATTGGCCAGTTCATTATCAGGCTGGGCTGATAAGTGGCGTTCTTTTCTGATAAGCCCTAGAGACTTGCTAATGAAGAACTTGAATGGAAACATGCTCAATCAATGTCTCCCATGTATGACTAGCAATTTGATTGATACtgctattttaaaatgaaatattcttaatttaatCTCGTTGTGACACTAGCCACTTTAAGAATTGATGTTCAAGGAAACCAACGTAATCATTTAGACATTTTCATGTTTCCCTGACATGAGTCTGCCAAACCAAAAATTGTATAAAGACTCCTGCCGTCAATTATGGACTTGTTGTGACACAGAcatataaatggtttatatatcACTAGcaaggattttaaaattatacaagTTTACTTCCATGAAACAATATGTAGAGAATGCAATTGAATGCTCTATATCAGACTAAATTGGCTGAATCTTTACTTTGGGACGACCTCAAGCCCCAATTAActcatttaaatcataaattgcTCCTACTAATTGGGAATAAGCACTCTCAAACCGCCCCCCCCTTCTAAGTCTAACTCGAAATCTTGAAACCGCCCCTGTATATTATGTCCTTCTGATGTAAGCTTTTTAGTCAGGAGCCAAATGAACGAAAAAGTCTAAGATGCTTGGACTATGTTTGATCGAAAGTTGTAAACATGAGTGTAAACTCACATTTCTAACGACGCTGAATCTGTCAATCAATTTCTTGATTTCCCGGAGAGTTCATGGCTAACTTCGAAACAAGGGAAGCGACTATGTTGATTATTGGTTACAgccaactattttttttttgtcaaatcttaaataattataatgtattttctaATCATTATATGAGGgggcaggggggggggggggtatggaGATTTATTAGTGcgataataaaatatgtttcaaacagtgaaaataccaaTTTCCAAATTAAAAACGCTAGCACGCACACCTTGTGGCAAATCGTTGTTCACCtgtcaggcgcgtagctggATCAAAATCAATGTGGACGCCCATTGAGGCGGCGAAGCCGCCGAAGTGCTAGGGGGGTctgggggcatgcccccccggaATTTTTTGAAACTGTTGAATGTAAATGGTGACATCTGACGCATTTTGGAAACGTATTATTGCCttaaaatactgaaacaaaTTTCTCTTTTCAcatctgatttatttatttgtgaacaCATTCATTAAACAAAGTCAAGCCTTTGGCTTTTGCTTCCAGCGAATTTAGACACTACCtggtcaatgtcaatgttaacaTCCCGATATACGTGCATCAGGGCAAGTCCTGTCATGCGCTCTGTCCGCATCGTCGACCTCAGGTAGGTTTTCACCCTGCGCATAACGCTAAAGCTCCGTTCAGCAGTAGCAGATGATGCCGGCATGGTCAGAAGAATGGTGAGTACTGTATAAACTCCCTTGTAAAGATCCGGATTGGTTGATGCTACAGTTTCACCCAATGTGCTTGGTTTGTCATTTTCATCCATCAATTGCCATCTAGCCTTCCACCGCCTAACCTCGTTATGGAATGACTGGTTTCCCTGAGGTAGGTCCACCGAATACCCCGCAAAAATGAGATCCACCATTCCGTCTGTGCAAAGGTTCAACTTGGATGGAATCAAGTACTGTGCACGGAATCTTTCCTCGGCCACAATCAATCTGTCGCTAAGTTCTTGACACAAATGGTCCAAGAAAGGGAAGTAGAGAGCTCGCTGCCAATACTGTTGTGGATCATTGGCCGGTGGGTTTGCCCGGTTTCGTTGGCGTTGAGCAAGACGGGGCATTGAAGGTTCAATCTCAAATTCTGCTGCAATATCTTTAGCGCTCTGAAACAATGCTTCCCAGACATTAGGGTCTGCCCTTTCGTTTTGAAACTGGCGGATGAGGGTTTGACTTTCTCGCGTTGCCTCAAGCAAATCGCAGTCGACTGCCTGAAGAAGATAAGACAACGGAACTGTACTTTGCATAACGTGCTCAGCAACGACCAGTCCGATTATGAAGTCAAACTTCATGATCGACGCCAAGTGTTGGCCTGCCTTGTCATCGCCATCCTCCTGTAGCTGTTCAAGGGCATGAACAACAACGCTGTATGCTGACTTGAACGTTGAGAGGGCATCGGCTCGGCTAGTCCACCTAGTTTCACACAGAGTTCTCAGTTTGGTGCGTTTCTTCAGCTTTTCCTGTGCGTCTTGGTCAGCAGCAAGTTCATCAACAAAGAAGTTTAGTCTTTTGGCCGAATAATCAAATGCAAACCCTACCTCTTGCACAGTTGTCATCACTGACCTTATGCATGGGTCCTTGCTGCTATGCATAACTGCTAGGTTGAGGCAGTGGGCTCTACAGTGTACATACAGCGCAGACGGCACCCGTTGACGAATTCGTGCCTGTACGCCCCTGTGCTTTCCAGACATATTTGCGGCACCATCATAAGCCTGAGACCGCATCTTATCTACTTCGATTCCATGATTTTCAAGAGAGGTCAAGAGTAGTTCTGCAAGTACCTCGCCAGTTGTTCTACTTGCTTGAACAAATCCAAGAAAATCTTCACGGACTCTAAATTGCTGGGAACCGCTTCCACGTTGGACAAATCGCAGACACACGGACACCTGTTCTTTTGTTGACTTGTCGGTCGACTCATCGGCTATAAGAGCGAAACAGACTGCATCATTGCATGCCTGCACAATTTCGATCTGTATCTGCTCAGCACACAAACAGATCAGTTCATTCTGTATGTCGGGCGATGTGTATGTTGCCCTACGATTTTCTGGAACATTTAGATGCTGTGCTAGGATAGGGTCATCTGCTGCCTTTGAATGCAGTATGGCTAAAAAATTGCTTCGTTCTTCTGTATTACCTCTGATAGCGATATTTTGCTTACCACAAAGGACGATTACTTCTATAATTTTCCTGAGAATATGGCAGTTCTGCTCCACTAGGCGTCTGTGACTGTCCGATACAGAACTTGTGATGGGTTCCATCTTACCTGATTGTATATCAAGAAAATGTTCCGCCATAGCTGTAACATTGTGATGGTTTGACTCTGCTAATTCGTGCCTCTTGACGTACTTGGCTAGGTTGGACCAATCCTTCACTGGTGTACTGATGAAAGTTTTCTCCTTCGCATCTTTCCGTCCAAATACGAAACAGGGGGCGCAGAATAAGGCATCTGTAGAAATCGAGTATCTGAGCCAGGGGTGGTCTGTCAACCAGCTTGATGACAGCTTTCTCATTTTCCCATGGATGCTTCtacaaaagagaaaacaaaagaTGTATTAGTTGACCTGGTTCTGACTTCTATCAAGGAACAGTTTTCACCAAGAAGTGTCCggtaaattgtattataaatttacCAAAGCTCTTTTTTGATGCAACTACCATAacctataaatgtttaaaatataatgcaacTAGGGTCTACACTATTTTGTTTACCTAACCCTGTACCTGCTATTCGCGACTATTCATGCTTACTCAAACAGCTTGAatccagaccagacgccgagtatcTC encodes:
- the LOC128223424 gene encoding zinc finger MYM-type protein 1-like — translated: MFKRMFETATATACPEATGTAPSEHANSMDLDLSATESDSTKPGQAQPVKSTHSGPSYPDIATAASGELEAKWKWSILKDTWTDCHMFNFPSRSIHGKMRKLSSSWLTDHPWLRYSISTDALFCAPCFVFGRKDAKEKTFISTPVKDWSNLAKYVKRHELAESNHHNVTAMAEHFLDIQSGKMEPITSSVSDSHRRLVEQNCHILRKIIEVIVLCGKQNIAIRGNTEERSNFLAILHSKAADDPILAQHLNVPENRRATYTSPDIQNELICLCAEQIQIEIVQACNDAVCFALIADESTDKSTKEQVSVCLRFVQRGSGSQQFRVREDFLGFVQASRTTGEVLAELLLTSLENHGIEVDKMRSQAYDGAANMSGKHRGVQARIRQRVPSALYVHCRAHCLNLAVMHSSKDPCIRSVMTTVQEVGFAFDYSAKRLNFFVDELAADQDAQEKLKKRTKLRTLCETRWTSRADALSTFKSAYSVVVHALEQLQEDGDDKAGQHLASIMKFDFIIGLVVAEHVMQSTVPLSYLLQAVDCDLLEATRESQTLIRQFQNERADPNVWEALFQSAKDIAAEFEIEPSMPRLAQRQRNRANPPANDPQQYWQRALYFPFLDHLCQELSDRLIVAEERFRAQYLIPSKLNLCTDGMVDLIFAGYSVDLPQGNQSFHNEVRRWKARWQLMDENDKPSTLGETVASTNPDLYKGVYTVLTILLTMPASSATAERSFSVMRRVKTYLRSTMRTERMTGLALMHVYRDVNIDIDQVVSKFAGSKSQRLDFV